GCCGAGTTGATCACTCCGATCGCGATGGAGAAAGAGCTTCGATTTGCGATCCGCGAAGGCGGGCGTACGATAGGCGCCGGCGTCATCGCCGAAGTAATCGAATAAAAAACTGGTGAATGATTTTATGTCGCATGATATGGTCACCCTTGCCTGTTCTGAGTGTAAACGGCGTAATTATTCAACTCGGAAAAACAATAAGGCCCATCCCGAGCGGATGGAATATTGGCGGCATTACGATAAACATACTCAGCATCGCGAGATGCGGTGAGTATTTTAGGCCAGTAGCTCAATTGGCAGAGTTCCGGTCTCCAAAACCGGCGGTTGGGGGTTCGATTCCCTCCTGGCCTGGAAAAATTATGAAGGTTTGATGTGCAGAAAATTGTAAAGTTCTTAAAGGAAACGAAGGCCGAAATGATAAAGGTAACCTGGCCGACCCGGCAGGAAATCGTCGGTTCGACCATTGTTACGGTCGTGGTAGCCATAATCGTTTCAATATTTATCGGTATTGTTGACTTCGCGCTGGATAAGATCGTAAGAACAATATTTTAAATTTGGTTTGGTGAAAAATGGCATTACTCTGGTACGCGGTACATACATACTCTGGCCACGAACAAAAGGCCAAGAGATATCTGGAATCGGCCATTCAGTCTTCGGCATTGATCGAAAAATTTGGTGATGTGCTAATTCCCACCGAGCAGGTTACGGAAATGAAGGACGGTAAACGGTCAACTTCCACCAAAAAGTTTCTGCCCAGCTACATTCTTGTTGAAGTGGATTTGGATAAAGCAACTCAAAATATGGTTATCTCGACCCCAGGGATTACGAACTTCGTTGGCGCCAAAGGAAAACCTCAGCCGCTAAAGCAGGAAGAAGTTAATCGGATACTCGGTCAGGTAGATCAAACTCGTGAAGCCGAGGTAACCGATATCCCATTTATGGCAGGTGACCAGGTTAAGGTCATTGACGGACCCTTCGCGGATTTTGCCGGGTTTATTTCGGAAGTGAATATGGAGCGCAAAAAAGCCAAGGTTATGGTTTCGATATTCGGTCGTCCAACGCCGGTTGAACTTGACTTTCTCCAGGTAGAGATGGTCAAACAAAAGTGATAGTAAGGAGCTGTTTGAGGTGGCTAAAAAGATTGATTCATTTATAAAGTTGCAAATTCCGGCCGGTAATGCCAATCCTGCCCCTCCGGTTGGCCCCGCATTGGGTCAGCACGGTGTCAATATAATGGAATTTTGTAAGGCGTTTAATGCTCGAACCCAAAAAGATGTCGGTCTGATTATTCCGGTGGTAATTACCGTTTATAAAGACAAATCCTTTTCGTTCATTACCAAAACCCCTCCGGCGGCTGTTTTAATTAAAAAAGCACTTGGCCTGGCGAAGGGTTCGGGAGAGCCAAATAGAGATAAAGTAGGTGAAATTACAAGAGCTCAACTGGAAGAAATCGCGAAAATAAAGATGATTGATCTCAATGCTTCCAGTATGGATACTGCAATTGAAATAATTGCCGGCACGTGCCGGTCAATGGGTGTTGATGTGCAGAATTAATTCTGCAATTCGTTAGAACCTACTCATTTTTTGTTTAGGGAGAATGGAAAAAAAGTGAAAAAATCAAAAAACCAACGTGCTGTTTTAGAAAGATTTGATAAACTCAAACAGTATTCCGTTGAAGAATCGATCGGTTTTATTAAGGACAATTCCTTCGCCAAATTTGATGAATCGATTGATATTAATCTAAAACTCGGCGTTGATCCGCGGCATGCCGATCAAATCGTTCGCGGAACGGTTTCGTTACCGCATGGAACGGGTAAGTCTATTAAGGTGATCGCATTTGCCCAGGGCGAGAAGGCTAAAGAAGCCGAAGAAGCCGGAGCGGATTATATCGGCGGTGATGAAGAAGCTCAAAAAATCCAGGAAGGCTGGATTGATTTTGACGTCGTGGTTGCTACTCCCGATATGATGGGCAAAATCGGACGATTAGGTAAAATACTCGGTCCTCGCGGTCTTATGCCTAATCCCAAATCCGGAACGGTAACAATGGATGTCGGGAAAGCGGTCAAAGAACTGAAAGCCGGAAAAATTGAGTTCCGTGTCGACCGTCAGGGCGGTCTATCATCATCTATCGGCAAGGTTTCGTTTGATAAAGAAAAGCTAATCAAAAACGCGATGGAATTTATGAGTGCCATCGTTCGCGCCAAACCGCCGGCGGCCAAAGGAACTTATATTAAAAGCGCCAGCATCAGCTCTACCATGGGTGTCGGTTTAAGACTCGATCATAACGCGATTCTGCTCGAGCTGAAGAAGTAGAAGGGACGATAAAATGCCAACGCAAGCAAAAATAGATAAAGTAGCCGCTCTCAAAGAGCAGTTAGCGGAAGCTAATAATATCATTATTACCGACTACATGGGGCTCGACGTTGCTCAAATGACGAAGATGCGCCGGGATTTGCGCGAACAGGGAGTAACGTTCTTTATTTCAAAAAAT
This window of the Candidatus Zixiibacteriota bacterium genome carries:
- the rpmG gene encoding 50S ribosomal protein L33, encoding MSHDMVTLACSECKRRNYSTRKNNKAHPERMEYWRHYDKHTQHREMR
- the secE gene encoding preprotein translocase subunit SecE, with protein sequence MQKIVKFLKETKAEMIKVTWPTRQEIVGSTIVTVVVAIIVSIFIGIVDFALDKIVRTIF
- the nusG gene encoding transcription termination/antitermination protein NusG; amino-acid sequence: MALLWYAVHTYSGHEQKAKRYLESAIQSSALIEKFGDVLIPTEQVTEMKDGKRSTSTKKFLPSYILVEVDLDKATQNMVISTPGITNFVGAKGKPQPLKQEEVNRILGQVDQTREAEVTDIPFMAGDQVKVIDGPFADFAGFISEVNMERKKAKVMVSIFGRPTPVELDFLQVEMVKQK
- the rplK gene encoding 50S ribosomal protein L11, whose protein sequence is MAKKIDSFIKLQIPAGNANPAPPVGPALGQHGVNIMEFCKAFNARTQKDVGLIIPVVITVYKDKSFSFITKTPPAAVLIKKALGLAKGSGEPNRDKVGEITRAQLEEIAKIKMIDLNASSMDTAIEIIAGTCRSMGVDVQN
- the rplA gene encoding 50S ribosomal protein L1 → MKKSKNQRAVLERFDKLKQYSVEESIGFIKDNSFAKFDESIDINLKLGVDPRHADQIVRGTVSLPHGTGKSIKVIAFAQGEKAKEAEEAGADYIGGDEEAQKIQEGWIDFDVVVATPDMMGKIGRLGKILGPRGLMPNPKSGTVTMDVGKAVKELKAGKIEFRVDRQGGLSSSIGKVSFDKEKLIKNAMEFMSAIVRAKPPAAKGTYIKSASISSTMGVGLRLDHNAILLELKK